The DNA window CTGTTTGAGGACCGACGTAATTTCGTCTGTTTTAATTTTCATACACCACTCCGACCGGTAATTTGCTGTCCAGCAAGGTTTGCCTTACTTTCTTAAGTTGGCTTTTCATGGAAGAGTCGATCGCCAAGTCTTGGAATCTGACCACGAAACCTCCGAGAAGGCTCGGATCTTCACTTGCTTCCAAGATGAACTCCGATTTGAATCTTTCTTTTAATACTTCCCTCAATTTGGAGAGAGAAGCCTCATCCATAGCGGGATAACTTTTAACTTTCGCGCGAACTCTTCCTGCTTTACGATCCAGTTCTTCTTTTAAAGCTTCGTGAATTTCGGAAAGAAATGAAAATCTTCCCCTACGAAGAAGCACCTGTAAAAAGTTCAGAGTGATTTCCGAAATTTTCCCCTGGAAGGTCTTTAATAGAACAGCTTCCTTATCTTCCCTTTTAACGGAAGGGGTATCGAAAAAATCGCGGAATTGTGGTTCTATACGGAAAATACTTACGATAGAATCCAATTCCTGTTCGGCTTCTTCCGGAGAAGAACTAGCGTCCGCAAAGGCGGCCGCGTATGTTTTTGGGATCGCAGAATAGCTCATTTGTTACGCGCTCAGTTTCTTGATCTTGCCTAACTCGTTCTCGATAAAGGACTTATAATCGTCCGCTTTTAACTGTTTCTCCAGAACCAGAGCCGCAACTTGAACGGTCATGTCTACGATCTGTCCTTGGAGTTCTGCCAATGCTTTGGATTTTGCGAGTTCGATATCTTTCAGTGCAGTATCTTTAAGAGCCTTCACTTCTTTCGAAGCATCATCCAACATTTTGTTTTTCAGGTTAGTAGCGTCCGATTTAGCTTCCGCTACGATTCCGTTAGCTTGGTCCTTTGCTTGAGCGATTCTTGTTTCATAATCTTTCAGCAGAGATTCCGCTTCGGAACGTACGTCAGCAGCCTTACGAATATCGTTTTGGATGGTCTCAGCTCTTTCATCCAGAGCTTTGAGGATCACATCCCAAGCGAAAACTTTAAGGATAATGACGACTATCGTGAAGGTAATCAGGGTCCAAATGATCAGACCCGGATTAACGTCTAATAGTGCGCCTAATCCCCTGTCAGCTGCCAAGAGAAACAAGATTATTTACCTTCAGCCGGTGCAGAAACTTCAGTTTTAGCGGCAGATGCTTTGCTTACTGCTGTGTTTAAAGTTCCACCAGCAAGGAACGCAATAACGATTGCGAACAGAGCCGCACCTTCGATAAGGGCTGCAGAGATGATCATTGCAGTTTGGATTTTTCCAGCTGCATCAGGCTGACGGCTGATTCCTTCAGCAGCAGAGCCACCGATTCTTCCGATTCCGAGTCCTGCGCCTAAAATAGCGAGTCCAGCTGCGATTCCTACTCCAATGTATCCTAGTCCGAATTCCATTTTATTACTTTCTCCTATTTGAAATCAAAACGCTTATTATTAAAATTAGTGCCTATGCATACTCGAGCCCACGAAGAGCGAGGTTAGAAGAGCGAAAACGTAAGCCTGTAAGAAGGCTACGAATAATTCTAAGAAATAGATAGCGGTAGCTCCGAAAACCGAGATCGGCGCAACTCCCCAAGATTGGAATTGGAAGATAAATCCGAGTAACGCTAAGATAATTACGTGTCCTGCGGTCATATTCGCTAAAAGACGCACAGTGAGTGCGAATGCTTTAGCAAGAGGAGAGATAATAAACTCCAATGGCCACATTAGAAGGTATAGTGGAGCAGGAACTCCATTCGGAACGGAGTGAAGGATGAACTTTGGTCCTTGGTAAACAAATCCAGTTCCGTAGATCAAAAGTAAAGTGATGAGTGCAAGTGTAACAGTAACGGAAACATCACCTGTTACAGTAATTCCGTTCCAAACTTTCGCGATCCAGATCGGTTCATGGTGGCCGGACGCTGCATGTTCTGCTGCAGCTGAAACTTCTTCGCCTGCATTAACGGATTCAATTCCAAGTTGGATCACTTCTCCCACAGGAGGAATGAGTCCCATCAGGTTACAGAATAGAATGAAGAAGAATAATGTGAAAATATAATGATAATAAGAATGTCCGTGGCCGTCTGTGTTTGCGTCCACAACATCCTTTTTCAAGAAAGTTATAAAAGCTTCTACAGCGTTAGCGAATCTACTTTGTATCTTTAAAGGATTTCTTGCGATCAAACGTGCCGCAGGAATAAATACGATCAGAAGAAGGAAGGAAACAATCCACATCATCGTAACACGACGAGTGATATGAAGATCGATACCGCCTACAAAATGGAATCTATGGCCGGTTGAATGATCTACAAAGATGTTTTCTGCATGAGTATCAAAACCTTCATGCCCTTCGAAAACTTTTTTTCCACCCACATTGAAAGGAAACTCGGCATGGTCCATCAAGTGGTGAACCAAAACCTCATTCAAATCGAAAGGTTTGGAAGCTTCTCCCTCGGAAGCAAATAATGGAAGTGAGAACAATAATAATGCGGTTGCGAAGATTTGTTTCAACATACTTGTAAAAGGGTCCTCTCGTAAACGACAGGAAAGAAGAGTTTTGGGAGCACCACCCAGGGTTCTATTTCCCGCAAAGTATCTTTAAACCGCTCTTTGAGGCGTTTTAAGGGGTTACCTTGCGAATACCAATATTAAAAGGTTGGCGAAATGGGCAATAAAAAAACCAATCACAAAACCTTCATGTTCGCCTCTCCAGATAAACAGTACTAAAACGGCTAAATGAATAAAAAAAGACAGAACAGTCGTTCCAAATTGGATCAAAAAACCTTCTTTGGAATGTTTCCAAAGTAGATAAAATCTAAAATTGTAAATAAGCAAAGATAGGAAAAGGGATATTACAATTCCCTTCCAAAAGGCCGAGTCCGGAACCTCGTAGGACCGAAACCATAATCCAAAGATAAGTAGAAGTAGAACAAAACCTAAATAATACTTTTTAGGTTGTAATTCTCCATCTGCGTCCTTCTTTCCCAAAGGTAGAACTTATTCCTTTTTATCGAATTGGGAAACTCTGGTGAGAAGATAATAAATCCCGTAACCGAATCCAAAAACCGCCCCGAACAAGATCCCGAAAGGTGACCAGCCGAAACGTCCATCAAGATATCTTCCTATAAAAACAGAAGCAATGATGATAAAAGCGAACTCTGTCCCGACACTTGCAAGCTGCCAGGGAGAAACATCTTTATTTTCTGGAGGTTTTTGATCCGGGTCGCTCATAATTATTCCAATACAGTTCCAATACGATACCAACGGACCTGCATCCTAGGGATTCTATAGAATACAGTACTCTTGAACCAGTTCATATTAGAATCGATATCCCCACATTTCGATCTCAATTCTTCCGAATCGTATTTTTGGGCATAACGTCCATTCATTCCAAGGTCTTCCGCACTTTTATAAGCGCATACATGGTCTTTCCAATTAATGGAAAAATAGATCAAAGCAGCTTTTCCGAGTATATTCTCGCGAGGAACAAATCCCCAAAATCTGGAGTCGGAAGAATTTGTACGGTTGTCTCCCATCATCATATATTGATCATCAGGGATCACACAACCTGTGGTTTGAAAACAGGCACCCTCTTTGAATTGTTGGTGAGCATAGGGATGAGAATCTCCTTCGATCACATAATGTTCGAAGTTCGGTTTCTTTTCTTTGAAAAGATAAAATTGGACGGCTGCATCGTCGTCCAGGTCATCGAGTAGGTTACCCTTTTCTGCATCCTTAAAATCATAAGCGGAGAATTCCGTTTTCCCTCTTTCCATGTATTCTATTTTACCATAGTCTGCAGAAAATCCATCTCTCACATGCTGGACCTTTACGATACGTATTCTATCTCCAGGAAGACCGATCACTCTTTTTACGAATCTTTTCGGGAACCAACCTTCTTTCTCTTCAGGTAAAACTGCTCCGTCCGGCGGTATGAAGGTTACGATATCCCCTCTTTTAGGATCATCGTATCTTTTAAGTTCTATATCCGTAAATGGAAGTCGAAGAGAGTATCTCATCTTATTTACGAATAGAAAATCCCCTATCTTCAAAGTGGGGAGCATCGATCCAGAAGGGATATTGTTCGCATCCAATACTGAGGATTTAAAAGCTAAAACTAATAAAACGATAAAAAAGAAGGAAAGAGTGGAATCTACTGATTCTTCTCCAAAAATTTCTTGGATCCATGTAGGAAGTTTTTTCAAAAAGGTACTGCCCTTGGGCTGGCTCATAGGTCTATTGATACTGGATCGGTATTTCCCGTCAATTCGGAAGACTGAAACCTACTTTACGGGTCCCACTGAGTCCGCGAAGGAAATTGTTACATGCCGCCGGTTTCGGTAACGAAAATGGTTTCTGCCGTTCTATCAAAACAGAAGGCCTCTACACCGCCCCCTCCGTCCTCAAAATAGTTAGAATTATCTCTTACGACAAAACAATCTTCTCCCTTTGATTCAATGCAGGCATTTGTTTGGGCAACACAAACAATATAGTTAGCAACCGGATTGAATTCTTCCTTTTTCTTTCCGTTGATCTCTTCCATGTCCTCTCCGGAACATCCGAAAAATAGAAAAAAACTAATGGCGGGCAACAAAGGAAGTTTTGGCGTCATAAGATAGTCAGATCCTCGAATAAATACAATAAGTTCCAGACCTTCTCCACTTCGCGGCTTCGCGTGAAATTTCTCTATTTTTGTCTCACGCAAAGGCGCTAGACACAAAGGAAGCTTCCCGAACAGCTTTTTTCCTAAAAATCCTTACTGTTTTTTCGAAACGGACGATATTAGAAACGTGAAAGAGCAAATAGACCGCAAAATTGTCGAACTTCGCCGCCACCTGATTTCTCTGAAACAGAGCTATCCTATCGTAGGATTGAAAGGAGGCACGGAAACGGAAGATATGGATTCGGACGAGATCCGAGCGCTTCATATCGTGGCTAAAGATTTGGTTCCGGTCACGGTCAAGATCGGCGGGCCAGAAGCCAGAACCGATATCCGTATGCTTGTAAAAGAAGAGATCGAGGGAATTTCCGCACCTATGATCGAATCTTCTTATGCTCTCAAAAATTTTATTTCTACTCTTAAAAGTATGCTTAGCCCTGTGACTTTCTCCAAGGTTACTAAAGCAATTAACCTGGAAACTATCACAGGTTATAAAAATTTGTTGGAGATCGCGGACTCCAGTGCATTCGATGATTTGGACCAGGTGACTGCTGCAAGATCGGATCTTTCTGCCTCTATGGGAATGATCCCGGATGATAAAGAAGTAATGAAAGTCACTCGTACTATCATTGCAATCTCCAAAGACAGAGGTAAAAAAACTTCTGTGGGCGGAACGATCACTAAACAAAATTTCAGAAAGATCGCTGAAGAGATACGTCCAGATAAGATCAATTCCAGACATGTTTGTGTGGATGCTATGAAATCTTTGGAAAAATTTCCGGAAGAAATAGCAGAAGTTATGCTCCAATTCGAGATCGAATTGTACGATTTATTCTCTCTATTAAAACCTGAAAAGGCCTACGGTTATAAGAATAGAATGGAAACCAATCGGGAAAGGATCGGATCCAGAAAGGTTCTCTATTCCATTCGGTAAACAATGGCCAAAGATACAAGAGACCTAATCCTAAGAACTTCCCTCAAATTATTTTCAGAACAAGGGTATCATGGCTCTACAATGAGGCAAATTGCTCAGAGAGCCGGTTTGTCTTTGGGTCTTGCTTATCGCTATTTCGAATCTAAAGAATCTATTTTAGAAGGGATAATCGAGTCCCATGATAAGATCCTAAAAAAATATCTTCCGGAAAAATTGAATACTACGGAGAATAGAGCGGAGCTGATCCAATTCTTAGGTGGACAGATCATTAAACTGGTAAAGGAGAATGAAGAATATCTCCGTTTATATTGGAGTCTCATGCTCCAACCAAAGATCCATAGATTAAAAAAACGAAATATTCATTTGGTGAATCTGATCTTTTACGAAAATTCTAAAAAGATCATCTTGGCTCTAAAACCGAATTACACAGAGTTTGAAGTAAAAAATCTTACTTCTGCGATCATTGGTTATATGATCAATCATTTGACCAATAAGAGAGAGTTCACTCTGGAAGATTTCCGCGCGTATATAGTTTACGCATTGGAGAATACCTAAGGCTGAAAAGGCTCTCGGAAGAAACTCGTATTAGGACAATAAGATGATACGTTTTCTTTCCTTCCCCACTCCAAAAGAAAAAAACTCAGTTTCCAAAGCTGTAACGCGAAAAACGGATCCAGCATTCCTGAAAAATTTCTCCCTGAAAAAAACTCTGAATAAAGAAAAAGTTTGGATAGATGTGGAAAATCCAACCTCTGATGATCTTTTCTTTTTATCTAAAAACTGCGGTTTCCATGATCTTGCAATAGAAGACTGCGTGAACAGAAACCAAAGGCCTAAGTTTGAAGACTATGAAGATCATGCATTCATCGTTCTTCATAGTTTCAGATCGGAAGGAGAGCAGTCTTTTTCTGCAACCGAGACACATGTATTTTTTAATCGTAAGTTTATCGTTTCAGTCCATGAGTATAAGGAGCCTTTGATAGATTCACTTTGGAATCGAACTCTTAATGAACAAAATTTTGCTTCTAAGGGAACAGACCATGTTCTTTATCTTTTATTCGATCTTTTAGTGGATTCAAATTTTCCGATCTTAGACCAGATCTCGGAACAGATCACAGATCTGGAAAATCAGATCTTAATCAGTGAAATAGAGCCCGACTTCATTACAAATATATTATATGTAAAAAGAAATTTGGTCAGAATGAGGAGAGTCCTTTCTCCCCAAAGAGAAGTTCTGAATCTGATCATGAGACATGAGGACAAATTCCTTTCAGAAAGGGTACGTTTCTATTTTAGGGACGTATACGATCATTTGAGTAGACTTGTAGAAACCATCGATATGGATAGGGACCTAATCGGAAACTCGATGGATGCATATTTCTCGATCCTTTCCCAGAAGACAAACGATATCATCAAACGATTAACCTTGGTTTCGATGATCTTTATGCCCCTCACCTTTTTAACCGGATTTTTCGGGATGAATTTTGCCGACCTTCCTTACGGGAACAAACTGATCCTAAGCGCCTCCCTTGCCACGATGCTTGCCATTCCAGGAAGCATGATTTTATATTTTAAATATAAAAATTGGTTCAAAGATTAGTCCAAGTCTTATGGACAAAAAAATTGCAATCGTTACAGGCGCGAGCCGAGGCATAGGCGAAGAAGTTTCCAAACAACTTTCCAAATCAGGGACCCACATTATCTGCGCTTCCCGCAAAAAAGAAGATTCCGAAAAAACTGCATCCTCCATCCGAAAATTAGGCGGCTCCGCAGAAGCCTTCGCATTAGATGTTTCCGATCCCGATTCTATCGATATGTTTTTGGAGGAAATTCTCTCTAAATACCCTAAGATCGATATACTTGTGAATAACGCAGGTGTGTATCTGGACAGCGGTTCTATCGAGAGCACCACATTAGAAATGTTGCAAGGAACCTTGGATACAAATCTGATAGGACCTTTTCTTCTTTCCCAAAAGATATTAGGCGTAATGAAGAAGAATGGTTACGGAAGGATCGTAAATGTTAGCTCAGGTATGGGGCAACTTTATGATATGAGTTCAGGCTATGCCGCATATCGCATTTCGAAAACTGCTTTGAACGCTCTAACTAGGATACTTCATTCCGAATCTTCAGGCAATGATATTAAAGTGAATTCGGTTTGCCCAGGTTGGGTGAGAACAGATATGGGCGGCAAGTCGGCAACTCGTTCCGTGGAGCATGGAGCTGAAACAATTATTTGGGCAGCTCAATTGGATAAGAACGGTCCGAGTGGGATTTTTCTGAGAGATAAGAAAGAGATTCCTTGGTAGAAGTTCCACATGTTGGAATTCCAACATGATTTTGTAGTGGGGGATTTTGTTGACGAAGGAATGATTTTGTGATATTTCGTGTAAGCGCTCTCCCACGGGCCACTCCCCCCAATCCCAATGCAGGGCGGGGGCGGTTTTACTTACGATGTAGGAACTCCTACATAAAGCTGAAAACCTCTGAGACTCCGCGCCTCTGTGTGAAAAACCTGTGCTGCGGTAGGGATACGCAGGGGAAGTCCGAAGGACCGAAGCCCGTAGTAGCCCGGTCCGAGCGAAGCGAGGAACCGCCCACTCACTTTCCGAAAAGCCCTTTCACTCCTTCTACGAATTCTCTTCCGACAGGTAGATTCGTCTCATCCTCATCTTTCAGATAAATTGTATACGCGCCGCCCGCTTGCGATTTTGCAGCGGAGACAAGATTACGATTCACCATATGTTTCCTGTGGATCCGTAAAAAATCAGTCTTAGGCAATTCTTTTTCCAGGTCGCCAAGAAGTTTAGCCGTTTCATAATCTCCGTCCTTGGTATGAAGAACAGAACGTTTTCCGTTCGCGGTGAGATAATATAGATCCGCATATAAAACCCGATGGATCAAACCTCCATCACGGAAAACGAATACAGGATCAGGCTCGCCACTTGCTCTTGCATTAGAAATCGATTTTAACTGCAGATGATGAAGTGCCCTTTCCATACATGCGGAAAATCTTTCCTTAGTGTATGGCTTCAACAGATAATCACAAGCACCCACTTCAAATGCCTTAAGTGTATGCTCCCTATAAGCAGTGGTGAATACCAATACTGGAAGGTTCTCACCTATTTCTTCTAAAACTTGTAGACCTGTTTTTTCAGGAAGATTGATATCCAAGAATACCAAATCGAATTTTTCTTTTTTGAGAAGGTCAATTGCCTGAGATCCTGTTCTTGCGATCCCGCCCACTTCAAATTGGGGCCAACTTTCCAAAAATTTGCGGAGAAGGTCCCGGGCAGGGACCTCATCCTCTATCACTAAAACCTTATATAGCACGCTATTCATCTTGATGCGAATTCCAATCTTAATGTGGTGATTCCAAATTTATCTTTTTCTAATTTGAGTTCCGCTTCTCCGAAATTATACTCTAACCTGGATTTTATATTATTTAAGGTACGAGAGAATTCGGACTTTTTATATTCAGGTAACAAGTGATGTTCTTGTTTTTCGTTCCCATTATTTTTGATCTCTATTTTTATTCTTCCAAAACTTTCGGAAGCGCTAATCTCTAAAATCCCTGCCTCGGAACGATTTTCCAATCCATGTTTAAAACTATTTTCGACTAATGGTTGTAAGGTTAGAGGTGGTATCCGAAGTCTAGAAAAGTCCCCTACTTTTTTGATCTTAATCGTCAAAGAATCCGAAAATCGTATTCTCTGCAATTCCAGATAGTTTACCGTAAAGTCCCATTCTTCCGAGAATGGGATTGTTTTTTCAAAAATCCGATCCGATAAAAATCGATACGTTTCTGAAAGTAAAATTAAGGCGTTATCCGCTTTCTGAGGATCCGTTACAAGTAAGGAATGTATTGTATTCAAAGTATTAAACAGATAATGAGGATCCATCCGATTCTGAAAGGTCCTGTACTGGATATCTTTCAGCTCACTTTCCATCTTCTTCCTTCTTTCTATCAGGATCTGCATGGATTTTTCCAAAAAGGAAATGAAAAGTGCCAGTATTAAACTGCTTAATAGAATATTATAAGATCCTCCGTGTGGCCTTTCGACTCCTTCCCCTGCTAATAATAATACATGAATGATTCCGCCTGACGCGACTCCTAAGACGGAAGCGATTGCAGAAGCGACTACCAGGAAAGCGCCGGTGAAAAATGCACCTCTGTTCATCCGATTCAGGAATTCCACTGAAAATTCCACTATAGAGCATACACAATGTGTGGTCACCTGGGTGGCCAAGAACACCTTCCAGAAAGGCGCCTTGGAATTATGAGCGACTAACAACGAATTCATTGTGCCGATGACCGTGTTAATGGTTAACCAGAATAATATCTTAAAAGTGCGCATAGAAAGAATGGTCGAAAAATTTTTTCCGGTTCCGACTCCAGTGATCCTGTATTCTTTTAACCCGTCGATTCCCTTTTTACAATCTTATTCCAGGGAAAGTATCGTTTATTCCAATCGAATAGAAACTACAGAAATCGGATCGACCCGCTTGTTAAATACAAAGTCTGGTAGACAAGAGAGTCAGGATAGGTTTATCTAAACGAAATTTTTTCTTTACGACTTTTGTCGGTAAGTAATCGAGGGGGACCTCTTTGAAGAAGACATCTATTCGAAAACTGATCACTGCAGCATGTTTTATTATGGGATCCGTACATCTATCCGCAGAGGAAATAGTTACAACTAAGAAAGACGAACCGGATGGTTTTTACGGTTTGAAGATTGGTGGTATTCTCTCCCCTTCTTATAACCAGAGAATGAGAGATGGAGGTTCCGGTCTTGCTAACGCATATCAGAATGAAGAACCTGGCTTCTCCACTCCTTGGACCCTTTTAACCATTAATAAGGAATTTAAGGAAACAGGGGTTAACCTGGAACTATGGGG is part of the Leptospira andrefontaineae genome and encodes:
- the atpH gene encoding ATP synthase F1 subunit delta, encoding MSYSAIPKTYAAAFADASSSPEEAEQELDSIVSIFRIEPQFRDFFDTPSVKREDKEAVLLKTFQGKISEITLNFLQVLLRRGRFSFLSEIHEALKEELDRKAGRVRAKVKSYPAMDEASLSKLREVLKERFKSEFILEASEDPSLLGGFVVRFQDLAIDSSMKSQLKKVRQTLLDSKLPVGVVYEN
- a CDS encoding F0F1 ATP synthase subunit B; this encodes MFLLAADRGLGALLDVNPGLIIWTLITFTIVVIILKVFAWDVILKALDERAETIQNDIRKAADVRSEAESLLKDYETRIAQAKDQANGIVAEAKSDATNLKNKMLDDASKEVKALKDTALKDIELAKSKALAELQGQIVDMTVQVAALVLEKQLKADDYKSFIENELGKIKKLSA
- the atpE gene encoding ATP synthase F0 subunit C, with the protein product MEFGLGYIGVGIAAGLAILGAGLGIGRIGGSAAEGISRQPDAAGKIQTAMIISAALIEGAALFAIVIAFLAGGTLNTAVSKASAAKTEVSAPAEGK
- the atpB gene encoding F0F1 ATP synthase subunit A, whose protein sequence is MLKQIFATALLLFSLPLFASEGEASKPFDLNEVLVHHLMDHAEFPFNVGGKKVFEGHEGFDTHAENIFVDHSTGHRFHFVGGIDLHITRRVTMMWIVSFLLLIVFIPAARLIARNPLKIQSRFANAVEAFITFLKKDVVDANTDGHGHSYYHYIFTLFFFILFCNLMGLIPPVGEVIQLGIESVNAGEEVSAAAEHAASGHHEPIWIAKVWNGITVTGDVSVTVTLALITLLLIYGTGFVYQGPKFILHSVPNGVPAPLYLLMWPLEFIISPLAKAFALTVRLLANMTAGHVIILALLGFIFQFQSWGVAPISVFGATAIYFLELFVAFLQAYVFALLTSLFVGSSMHRH
- a CDS encoding AtpZ/AtpI family protein, whose product is MSDPDQKPPENKDVSPWQLASVGTEFAFIIIASVFIGRYLDGRFGWSPFGILFGAVFGFGYGIYYLLTRVSQFDKKE
- the lepB gene encoding signal peptidase I; protein product: MSQPKGSTFLKKLPTWIQEIFGEESVDSTLSFFFIVLLVLAFKSSVLDANNIPSGSMLPTLKIGDFLFVNKMRYSLRLPFTDIELKRYDDPKRGDIVTFIPPDGAVLPEEKEGWFPKRFVKRVIGLPGDRIRIVKVQHVRDGFSADYGKIEYMERGKTEFSAYDFKDAEKGNLLDDLDDDAAVQFYLFKEKKPNFEHYVIEGDSHPYAHQQFKEGACFQTTGCVIPDDQYMMMGDNRTNSSDSRFWGFVPRENILGKAALIYFSINWKDHVCAYKSAEDLGMNGRYAQKYDSEELRSKCGDIDSNMNWFKSTVFYRIPRMQVRWYRIGTVLE
- a CDS encoding aldolase/citrate lyase family protein codes for the protein MKEQIDRKIVELRRHLISLKQSYPIVGLKGGTETEDMDSDEIRALHIVAKDLVPVTVKIGGPEARTDIRMLVKEEIEGISAPMIESSYALKNFISTLKSMLSPVTFSKVTKAINLETITGYKNLLEIADSSAFDDLDQVTAARSDLSASMGMIPDDKEVMKVTRTIIAISKDRGKKTSVGGTITKQNFRKIAEEIRPDKINSRHVCVDAMKSLEKFPEEIAEVMLQFEIELYDLFSLLKPEKAYGYKNRMETNRERIGSRKVLYSIR
- a CDS encoding TetR/AcrR family transcriptional regulator, encoding MAKDTRDLILRTSLKLFSEQGYHGSTMRQIAQRAGLSLGLAYRYFESKESILEGIIESHDKILKKYLPEKLNTTENRAELIQFLGGQIIKLVKENEEYLRLYWSLMLQPKIHRLKKRNIHLVNLIFYENSKKIILALKPNYTEFEVKNLTSAIIGYMINHLTNKREFTLEDFRAYIVYALENT
- the corA gene encoding magnesium/cobalt transporter CorA encodes the protein MIRFLSFPTPKEKNSVSKAVTRKTDPAFLKNFSLKKTLNKEKVWIDVENPTSDDLFFLSKNCGFHDLAIEDCVNRNQRPKFEDYEDHAFIVLHSFRSEGEQSFSATETHVFFNRKFIVSVHEYKEPLIDSLWNRTLNEQNFASKGTDHVLYLLFDLLVDSNFPILDQISEQITDLENQILISEIEPDFITNILYVKRNLVRMRRVLSPQREVLNLIMRHEDKFLSERVRFYFRDVYDHLSRLVETIDMDRDLIGNSMDAYFSILSQKTNDIIKRLTLVSMIFMPLTFLTGFFGMNFADLPYGNKLILSASLATMLAIPGSMILYFKYKNWFKD
- a CDS encoding SDR family NAD(P)-dependent oxidoreductase, with the translated sequence MDKKIAIVTGASRGIGEEVSKQLSKSGTHIICASRKKEDSEKTASSIRKLGGSAEAFALDVSDPDSIDMFLEEILSKYPKIDILVNNAGVYLDSGSIESTTLEMLQGTLDTNLIGPFLLSQKILGVMKKNGYGRIVNVSSGMGQLYDMSSGYAAYRISKTALNALTRILHSESSGNDIKVNSVCPGWVRTDMGGKSATRSVEHGAETIIWAAQLDKNGPSGIFLRDKKEIPW
- a CDS encoding LytR/AlgR family response regulator transcription factor; protein product: MNSVLYKVLVIEDEVPARDLLRKFLESWPQFEVGGIARTGSQAIDLLKKEKFDLVFLDINLPEKTGLQVLEEIGENLPVLVFTTAYREHTLKAFEVGACDYLLKPYTKERFSACMERALHHLQLKSISNARASGEPDPVFVFRDGGLIHRVLYADLYYLTANGKRSVLHTKDGDYETAKLLGDLEKELPKTDFLRIHRKHMVNRNLVSAAKSQAGGAYTIYLKDEDETNLPVGREFVEGVKGLFGK
- a CDS encoding sensor histidine kinase, with amino-acid sequence MNSLLVAHNSKAPFWKVFLATQVTTHCVCSIVEFSVEFLNRMNRGAFFTGAFLVVASAIASVLGVASGGIIHVLLLAGEGVERPHGGSYNILLSSLILALFISFLEKSMQILIERRKKMESELKDIQYRTFQNRMDPHYLFNTLNTIHSLLVTDPQKADNALILLSETYRFLSDRIFEKTIPFSEEWDFTVNYLELQRIRFSDSLTIKIKKVGDFSRLRIPPLTLQPLVENSFKHGLENRSEAGILEISASESFGRIKIEIKNNGNEKQEHHLLPEYKKSEFSRTLNNIKSRLEYNFGEAELKLEKDKFGITTLRLEFASR